A window of Sutcliffiella cohnii contains these coding sequences:
- a CDS encoding IDEAL domain-containing protein, whose product MKNEKSYTELMKSKAQEKRVSRESFMVNMYVQMVIDEAIFLFQKQRFLEKIDAAIDANNKVLFQSLSAEYQAFVHQWEK is encoded by the coding sequence ATGAAAAATGAAAAGTCTTATACGGAGTTAATGAAGTCGAAAGCCCAAGAGAAACGAGTGTCACGGGAAAGTTTTATGGTAAATATGTATGTTCAGATGGTAATTGACGAGGCAATTTTCTTATTTCAGAAGCAACGGTTTTTAGAAAAAATTGACGCTGCTATCGATGCGAATAACAAAGTATTATTTCAATCTTTAAGTGCTGAATATCAGGCGTTTGTTCACCAGTGGGAAAAATAG